In Pseudonocardia sp. DSM 110487, the sequence CCGTACTGCCCGTAGCCGCCCGGCTGGCCGTACCCCGGCGGGTACTGGCTGTAGCCGCCCGGCTGGCCGTATCCCTGGGGCGCACGCGGCCGAGGGGCGGGCGCCTTCACGAGGCCCGCGTCGAGCAGCACCGCACCGATCACGGCCACTGCCTGGAGGAACGCCAGCACCAGCGCGATGATGGCGGTGGTGGATGCTCCGCCCTGGGCCACGGCCTGTAGCAGGAACAACGTGCCGGTGACCACGATCACCGCGGCGGGCACGAGCACTCGCCCCACCTTGGGCAGCAACGCCGCGCCTGCGAGCAACCCGCCGCCGAGCAGCAAGAAGCCGATGAGGCTGCCGGACAGCCCGGCCTCGATGAAGCCGAGCACGTAGATCACGAGACCGAGCCCGGCGGTGGCGAGCACCAGCAGCCTGGCCGGGCCGGGAGCGAGCTGGGGATCCTCCGGCGCGGTGGTTGCCGACTCGGAGCTCGGGGCAGGAACGGCCGGCGACCCGGACGCCTGCGGCGCAGGCGACGGGGACGGCGTGGGCTGCCCTGGCCCCTGGGCTCCCGGCTGCTGACTCATGAAGTATCTCCCTCCGTGCGGACTCCCGCGGTCGGGCGCAGGCGGTGCAACCGAACGTAGTCCATCGAACGGGTGTCGGTTCTGGCGGGCGATCAGCGCTGTGCCGCGTCGGCGACCTCGTGCAACCCGCCGTGCACGCTCCACGAGCGGGTGCCCCTGTTGCGGCGAAGCCACCTTCCCGCAAGGTGGTTGCGGGAAGGTGGCTTCGCTGCAATCCAGAGCCGGGTCCTACAGACCCGCGAGGATGTCCTTCATCAGCTGCGCCGTCTCGCTCGGCGTCTTGCCGACCTTGACCCCGGCCGCTTCCAGGGCGTCCTTCTTGGCCTGGGCCGTGCCCGCCGAGCCCGACACGATCGCCCCGGCGTGGCCCATGGTCTTGCCCTCCGGCGCGGTGAACCCGGCCACGTAGCCCACGACCGGCTTGGTCACGTTCGCCTGGATGAAGTCCGCGGCCCGCTCCTCGGCGTCCCCACCGATCTCACCGATCATCACGATCGCCTTGGTGTCCGGGTCCTCTTCGAAGGCCGCCAGTGCGTCGATGTGCGTGGTGCCGATCACCGGGTCACCACCGATCCCGATCGCGGTGGAGAAGCCGTACTCCCGCAGCTCGTACATCATCTGGTAGGTCAACGTCCCGGACTTCGACACCAACCCGATCGGGCCGGCACCGGCGATGTCGGCCGGGATGATCCCCGCGTTCGACTTCCCCGGCGAGATGATCCCCGGGCAGTTCGGGCCGATGATCCGCGTCTTGTTGCCCTTGGCCGTGGCATGCGCCCAGAAGTAGGCCGAGTCGTGGACCGGGATGCCCTCGGTGATCACCACGGCGAGGGGGATCTCGGCGTCGATCGCCTCGATCACCGCGTCCTTGGCGAACCGCGGCGGCACGAACACGACGCTGACGTCGGCGCCGGTCTCCTTGATGGCCTCCTCGACGGTGCCGAACACCGTGAGGTCCTTGCCACCGATCGTCACGGTGGTACCGGCCTTGCGGGCGTTCACACCACCGACGATGTTGGTACCGGCCGCCAGCATCTTGGTGGTGTGCTTGGTGCCCTCACCACCGGTCATGCCCTGGACGATGACCTTGCTGTTCTCGTTGAGGAAGATCGACATCTCTCAGGCTCCTGCCGCGGCCAGCTCGGCGGCCTTGTCGGCCGCGTTGTCCATCGTGTCCACCTGGGTGACCAGCGGATGGTTCGCCTCGTCGAGGATCCGGCGGCCTTCCAGGACGTTGTTGCCGTCCAGCCGCACCACCAGCGGCTTGGTGGCGGCGTCGCCGAGGATCTTCAGCGCCTCGACGATCCCGTTGGCCACCGCATCGCAGGCGGTGATCCCGCCGAACACGTTGACGAACACGCTCTTGACGTCCGGGTCGCCCAGGATCACGTCCAACCCGGCCGCCATCACCTCGGCCGAGGCGCCACCGCCGATGTCCAGGAAGTTCGCCGGCTTCACCCCGCCGTGCTTCTCCCCGGCGTACGCCACCACGTCCAGCGTGGACATGACCAGGCCGGCGCCGTTGCCGATGATGCCGACCTCGCCGTCGAGCTTGACGTAGTTGAGGTCCTTCGCCTTCGCCTTGGCCTCGAGGGGGTCCTCGGTGCGCTGGTCCACCAGGTCGG encodes:
- the sucD gene encoding succinate--CoA ligase subunit alpha, translated to MSIFLNENSKVIVQGMTGGEGTKHTTKMLAAGTNIVGGVNARKAGTTVTIGGKDLTVFGTVEEAIKETGADVSVVFVPPRFAKDAVIEAIDAEIPLAVVITEGIPVHDSAYFWAHATAKGNKTRIIGPNCPGIISPGKSNAGIIPADIAGAGPIGLVSKSGTLTYQMMYELREYGFSTAIGIGGDPVIGTTHIDALAAFEEDPDTKAIVMIGEIGGDAEERAADFIQANVTKPVVGYVAGFTAPEGKTMGHAGAIVSGSAGTAQAKKDALEAAGVKVGKTPSETAQLMKDILAGL
- a CDS encoding DUF5336 domain-containing protein translates to MSQQPGAQGPGQPTPSPSPAPQASGSPAVPAPSSESATTAPEDPQLAPGPARLLVLATAGLGLVIYVLGFIEAGLSGSLIGFLLLGGGLLAGAALLPKVGRVLVPAAVIVVTGTLFLLQAVAQGGASTTAIIALVLAFLQAVAVIGAVLLDAGLVKAPAPRPRAPQGYGQPGGYSQYPPGYGQPGGYGQYGQQQGYGQQGYGAPGYGQPGQYGQQPGYGQGQQGYGAPGGFGQQQQPQGSWAQTDPGARPAGAAPSWYGGGSEGGDTPSAHGGPVPHGASGEPTSAIPQTPARPDNGDADKTSVDQTRIIKQPGERQNGPSNPPG